The Triticum urartu cultivar G1812 chromosome 5, Tu2.1, whole genome shotgun sequence genome contains the following window.
aacgcgaggaggacgacgaagACGGGGAAGAAAATGGCCATGAAGAAGGAGATGGCCATCACGTCCGAGAAATCCATAGAGTTGTCCGATCCCGGGCCTCCCGGCGTCTGCGCTGCTGCGCAGGAAGCGATCGCCGTGAAAACGACGGAGGCGAAGGCACGATTGCGGGAGGCGGCCATTGCGCTGCGCCCCGGCGGCTAGGGTTGGTTCTGGCGGAGCTGGGCGTGGGCGTGCTGGGTCTCCGGAGTCTAGGAGTTTGTAAACCCTACCAAAATTTCCGTTAAGATTCGTGCGCTTTGCATTTGCCCCGGCGTGACATTTTCTTTTTAATTCAAGGATACGTCAAGGGCGCCAAGAAGGAAGAGATACGCGATGCCGCAATGGACGAGGCTTGCCTGCTCAGTTCCGAGCTTCGATACGTACGTGCTTCGCGCCAGTCTTTGGCACCGGACGGTTATAGCAATTGGGTTATAGAGGTAATCTTCAAACAGCATTACATCACTTAATAAGAGATGGTTGAACTCGCTAGGAGACTAGGAGGCTCagcaaaaaaaaaagagaagaggCTAAAGAGGCCCTGAGCCAAATTTTCTAATTCATGAGCAACAAAATTAGTCTCTCTCTCTAGGACAACTAGTAATAATGGacgtgcaatgcacgtttatATTAGATAGGATATTAGTTGCATGTAATATTAGGTAAGATATATTTGTTGTATGTTGGTATTTGGTAAGATATCAATTACTTTTTCGCGGGAATGGTAGGATATTAATTACATGACAGATTTTAAGGGATAGCGTTGAGTCAAAATGTGTTTATAACCAATAGTAGTGTTGGGTAATTAGAGCGTTAAACATGTTTGCTGCTCAACATTGGAGCGATTTGAACCGCTAGGTAACATAATTTTGACGGTTGAGATGATTTGGATATGACtatttgggtctttttatattggtatagatataaATGCACAAATGAGATACAACTGTATAAAAATACAGAGACATTATTGTACAAATGAggtacactctaaaatatgtcacCGTGAGAAGCGGTCCTTTTGTCTTGGGCCTTGCTGAGCAAAACGTTGATTTCAGAGGGATGTATATGAAGGAAAATAAAGGAACAGACGCTGGGCCATGAAAACAATGTATGTGACATCTAAAAAATTATTATACAATTTATTTATTATTTCAATTCGAAATAATTATATTTTACCATTCAAAAATATATGTtacattttaaaaaatgttcatgcatttCAAAAATATGTTCATGACATATAAAACATGTTTATACAATCTACAATAATGTCCGTGTAGTTTTAAAAAATGTTTCATATCATTCAAAACTGTTTCAATGTGTATTTGAAAAACTTATAACACATATTCAAAAAATgtgtttgaaaaatgttaatcatgtattttaaaaatgttaaacGTGTATAAAAAATGTTTTAGATGTATATACCGAAAGtatacaatgtgtatgaaaaaatagacatcaaaacatatatttgaaaaatgttaatcaatattgaaaaaatgttaaacatgtagaagaaaatgttcttgctgtatacaaaaaatgtacaaTATTTACGAAAATGTAGACATGTGTAGAGAGAAGTAAATAAAATAAGGAAAATAGGAAAAAATGTCGCATAGTTTTCAAAAATGTATATTGCCATTAAAATTGTTCAAACGTGTATATGATTTTTTTACCATGTATTCAAAAAAAAGTTTAAAACATGCATTAAAAAATATacatcatgtatttaaaaaattgTTAATGTGTATACAAAATGTTCAAAACATGCATTTAATAATACCTTCCATTTCTAAATATAAGCCCTTTTAGAAATTTCAAAATGGACTACATAAgtatgtatatagacatattttagagtgtagattcactcattttgctccatatgtagtccatattggaatctctaaaaggtcttatatttaggaacggagggagtgcatcatgtatttgaaaaattgTCAACGTGTATCAAGAAAATGTTGTACGTGTACACTTAATTGTGCATTGTATAGAAGCAAACATGTgtagagaaaaagaaaaaaaacaagaaaaagagAAGGAAAGAAAAAAAACCATGAAGAAACATTCTAGTGGTAACCATGAAGAAACGAAGAAAAACAGGAAACAAAAAAACCATGGAAAACCAATGAAGAAACGAAGAAATACAAAGGAAAAAAGTAAGATGAAAAATAACCCGAAGAAAGCTGCACAAAACAATGGAAACATAAAAAGTCATGGTACAGTGTTGGGTCGGTCCACGTCCTAGGGCTATATCTCACTTATAGCCCCTGTTCACGAATTCgcccgattaaccagttaacttgccgattaatccctactcgtaGGGTCACCGATTAGTTGATAAACTAATAAATCATTAGATTAACTGATTAAATGACCGATTAACTTGCCAGTTATCCTATTAGTCCCCTACCCGCCAGCCAACAGAGCAGCTACCAGTCAACGATTTCCTCAATGCTTATAGCTCTGGCGACAacgtggcctcgggactcttcttcATGACTCATTTGGGGCTTCATTACCCCTAAAAAAATTAGGGATTCATTGTTGCTTCATGTAGGTACAAGCATTCAAAGGTTGGATGTTCCATCGATAGAGGCTGAAGATTTATTGAGGGTCTACAGCTAATAGCAGAATTGGGTATTCACTGCCCTTGTGATGGTGAATGACTTGATGAAAATTGTTCAAGCCTGGAAGAACCCGTTGGAGTACTGCCCTTCGGGGGCGATTGTCACTGATAATTGTCAAAGTTTAATGACAAGCTTCAGCTGGGCGACAATTATACACCGCCGGTGAAAAGCAAATGTAGCTTCACATGAACTTGCTCATTTTGGTTTTATTAAGATGGCATGTGAGGTCTGGAGAGACCATCGCTTGATTTCTTGGCTCCAATTGTTCTAAAGGATATGACAATGATTTAATAAAGTCTCTAAACTATAAAGGAAAAGAAATCCTCCCTTCAGGGCTTCTTTGATTCGTAGTTTTGTAAAAAGCAGAAATAGGGAAATCATAGAATTGAAATGTCATGCTCATTTGAATTCTACCGAATTTTAGTTTGTTTGATTTCATCACAGGAAAAACAAAGTTTTTTTCTAAGAGGTTGGAGTGGTTGTTAGATTTCTTATGGAATGTAGTACAAGTGATTCCTTTGGAAAAATACGAATCAAACGACCAATGTAGAAAAAATTCCTAAGAATTTTAATTCTCCACAaatcctataaaattcctatgaaTCAAAGTCTTCCTAGGTCCCTCTTTCTAATATTAGGTAAAGATTCGTTTAGCCACTCACAATTTTAGGTCTTCTTTTCTATGGACTTGCTAAATCTCAGCTGACTCAAACTCTATATGAGATCATACAAAGACATCAACGCTATTTTTAGTTTATTTTTATATGTTATTTGTACGTAAATATGATAACGTTATTCAACTCGATTAAGACTTGGCTAAATCTCAGTCAACTGAAATCTAGCTAGTACCGATCATACTATGTACCAACCAAGCCCAAGTACTTACGTCACAACTGAGAAGGCCTGACCTGATCTCGTACAATGAAGGCGACATGTACATATGTACCATAAAATCGAATGGCGAAGATGCATGTGAACTGAGCGTAGCTTGGTTAGTTAGGTTTCTTGTCATATAACTATCCCCAGGGTTTAAGTTTTAGATTTAACACTGGTGCTTGTATTTTTCTAAATATATTTTAGCCTTTCTGGTAATGTTCGTTCAATGGGAGGAGACGTTCCTGTCGACTACGAACAGGCAAATTCGTCAATCTCAAAATGTTATGCCGGCTCAATATCTCAATGATGCTAATAAGGAAGTATGCATATGTGTTCATAAGGTTAAGTGTATGCGCATGCGTGTGAACACCTACAATTGTTATGAAAAAAAATGATGAAGATACGTCGTACTACACCATCTGCGCGCAGAGGTAATCTCAGAAGAAATAATACATTACACTTTTTTCCACCGGACAACGAGCAAGACAAGTCGAAGATTACTACACATCGGCACACAGAGGTAATCTTGGAAAGATGACATGACTAATTGACGCAACGATCCGGACAACGCACCTTTTTCCACAGTTTGCACTTGCGTTTCCAGAGCACCTACTCCAACACGTACTTTGGATGGCAATATTACTCCGGTAATCACGGGCAAACAAGTGATCTAGAACGTCAGGACTCGATTGAGAACCACAAGAATTGAAAAGCCTTCATTATACTATTCCACAATATCGTACTAATTCCTTTTCAATTTTCATTCTAGTCGTACTAGAGTTTACCCTCAGCGCAGGTGCATGGAATTCCTGCTGTCTCATGAAAAATATTACGTACTTGGATTGAATTTCTCGAATTTGACCAGTCAAGATTTTTTTTGTTAAACTTCCTTTTAAGAAACACGGTGCAAGGAACATAACCTTCCTCAACTTTCCAAGCTTCCCTACTTACCATGGAACTTATGCAGTATAAATACACTACTCATGGTCGCAGCACCCTATCTCATCATCACAGATACATTCACAGATAGTGCATATTTCCTTTCCCTCAAAAAGGAAAAAAGATTGTACATATTCCCTCACTTTTGTAAGCCTTAGCGATGGAGTACTCGCCGAAGCTGGCAGTAGTACTGCTCTTAGCTCTCGCGTCCGCCATGGCGGTCGCGGCCCAGAACTCGCCGCAGGACTTCGTGGACCCCCACAACGCGGCGCGCGCCGACGTCGGCGTCGGGCCGGTGACCTGGGACGACAACGTGGCGGCGTACGCGCAGAACTACGCGGAGCAGCGCCGCGGCGACTGCCAGCTGATACATACTCCCGATGGCCGGCCGTACGGGGAGAACCTCTTCGGAGGCAGCGGGACCCAGTGGACGGCGGCGGACGCCGTGAACTCGTGGGTGTCGGAGAAGCAGTACTACGACCACGGCAGCAACAGCTGCTCGGCCCCGGAGGGCGACTCGTGCGGGCACTACACGCAGGTGGTGTGGCGTGACTCGACGGCCATCGGCTGCGCCCGCGTCGTCTGCGACAGCAGCGACGACGTGTTCATCATCTGCAGCTACAACCCGCCGGGCAACTACGTGGGGCAGAGCCCATACTAGGgtatgcatgcatgcgtgcatgtaCGTAGCAGCGCGTATATTGCATAAAGAATAAAGTTGAGATCACAGTCGTGATAAGACGTGTGACTATAGCAGGAGAGATTCAAGGTATGTGTTGCGATTCATGGAAGTTGTATTATAGGTGCTTGCTATGCAGTGCTTATGAATGAAAATAAAGTTTTATTACCAGGGGTGAAGCTAGAGAGAAAAATAACTTAGGTGTATAACTTTAACATAAACATAATGATTAATGTATTTTgtaactaaacgtcactagttgGATGGGATCTGATTGGATGCGTTCTCTCAACTTCGGAGCGATACGGGACGCCTTGAGCCAAAATGCCATATAGCATCCCTTAGGTGGATCGCCTAAGCGCAACGGGCATGTATTTGTGCG
Protein-coding sequences here:
- the LOC125506313 gene encoding pathogenesis-related protein 1-like, yielding MEYSPKLAVVLLLALASAMAVAAQNSPQDFVDPHNAARADVGVGPVTWDDNVAAYAQNYAEQRRGDCQLIHTPDGRPYGENLFGGSGTQWTAADAVNSWVSEKQYYDHGSNSCSAPEGDSCGHYTQVVWRDSTAIGCARVVCDSSDDVFIICSYNPPGNYVGQSPY